From Polaribacter haliotis:
CACATTTTCCTGACGAATCGTTTGTCCATCACCAATATCAATTAAATGTTTTGGCCTGTCTGCAGAAATTACCACTAATGGAATATTGCTGTAAAAAGCTTCTGCAATTGCAGGATAATAATTTAACAAAGCAGAACCAGATGTACATAAAACTGCAACTGGTTTTCTGGTTTGTTGTGCGATTCCTAAAGCAAAAAAAGCAGCACAACGTTCGTCTACAACACTTAATGTCTTAATTTCTGGATGATTCGAAAAACCAACAGTTAAAGGAGCGTTTCGTGAACCTGGAGAAATTACAACAGTGCCAACATTAAATTGTTGACATGCAGAAATTACAAGTTGAGCGAGTTCTTTTTTGGGAAAAATGGCCTCTCCTAACCTCTCCAAAGGAGAGGAACTCTTGCTGGATTTCTGAGATGAATCTTTTGTACTATTTTTATTATGCAAAAGTTGTTTCGTTTTGCTAAAAGCTTCTAAACAAGTTTAGCCCTGATTGAAACGACATCCTTTTTGCTTTTTTGCAAAAAGATATAGTGGAAAGCAGGAAACAGCTTCTAATAATTAATTTTAAAATTTAGTTTAGTATTTTTTTAAAGCATGAGTGTTCCTTCCCTTTGGGAAGGTTAGGATGGGCTTATTAGTTCCCTTTCTTGTAATCTGCCAAAAACTTAGCCAAACCAATATCTGTTAAAGGGTGTTTTAACAAACCTTCAATTGCACTTAAAGGACCAGTCATAACATCTGCACCTAATTTTGCACAATCAATAACATGCATTGTGTGACGTACAGAAGCTGCTAAAATTTCAGTTTCGAAACCGTAATTATTATAAATCAAACGAATTTCTGCAATTAAGTTTAAACCATCAGTAGAAATATCATCTAAACGTCCAATAAATGGAGAAACATAAGTTGCACCTGCTTTTGCAGCCAATAAAGCTTGCCCAGCAGAAAACACTAAAGTTACGTTTGTTTTAATTCCTTTCGAAGAAAAATATTTACACGCTTTAATTCCGTCTTTTATCATTGGTAATTTTACCACAATTTGCGGATTCAAAGCAGCCAAAGCTTCACCTTCTTTAACCATACCTTCGAAATCTGTAGAAATTACTTCTGCAGAAACATCACCATCTACCAACTCACAAATTTCTTTGTAATGGTTAATAATATTTCCTTCGCCTGTAATTCCTTCTTTTGCCATTAAAGACGGATTCGTAGTTACACCATCTAAAATACCCAAAGCTTGCGCCTCTTTAATCTGTTCTAAATTTGCTGTGTCAATAAAAAATTTCATCTGTATATTTTTAGTTGTATTTATTCTTTAATTATTTGGGCGTTCCCAAAAATGGTCGGGCTTTACGCACTCGCTTCTCGCAAAAAAGCAAGAGAGCTCAAACAAATGCTTCAATCCCTAACGCAAAGATAGTTACTTGATTATAATATTATGAATTGATATAATAACAATTTATTACTACTTATAAACAAAAAACTAACGTTTTTCTTACAATTTATAATGATTCATTAATAATTTCTCAAACCAAGTATCTGGTAAAATTCGTTTTAAAACAATAGAAAATTTCTCTAAAAATCCACCCACTTTATAATGGATTTTCGGGTTCTTCGTATGTATAATTTTATAGACTTTTTCTGCCATTTCAATTGGGTTTTTCCCAGTATCTACGTGAGCATCCATCAAATCTAAATTGGCTTTATAGTTTTCCTTGTACACAGAATCGTCGAAAAGTGGTGTATGATATCTTCTGGAAATAATATCCGTTGCAAAATCTCCAGGTGCCACATTTACCAAATCGATTCCATATCTTTTTACTTCCATTCTTATGGCCTCTGTAACCAATTCTAAAGCTCCTTTAGATGAAGAATAAATTCCTCTAAATGGCAATCCCATATAACCAGCAATCGAAGTTGTATTTATAATTAGTCCGGATTTTTGCTTACGCATGTGAGGTAAAACCGTCTTAATAACATCAATAGCTCCAAAAAAATTGGTATTAAATGCGTTTCGCATTTCGTCTGTTGGTGTTTCTTCAATTGGACCAGTAACTCCAATTCCTGCATTATTTACGAGAATATCTATTTTACCTTCTAATTTTATAATAGAAGCAATTGCAGTTGTAATGGTTTCGATATTTAAAACATCTAAAGCAATTAATTTGAAGTTAAAGTCTTCAATATTTTTAGGATTTCTACTGGTTCCATAAACCTTATATCCTTTTTCAGATAAAAAAGTAGCAATTGCTTTTCCTATTCCAGAAGAAGCACCAGTAACTAAAACAACTTTAGACATATTAAGGTGTAAGATTCAATGTTTTAAGTTTGGCAAATATCTTAAAAGTAAATGAAGAAATCTAAATTTAGAGCACAAAAAATGGCAAGCTATCTACATCACACTGCTACAACCTAATACCTTTGCTGTGTTCCCACCCTGGAGGATTCAAAGGGAGCTAGTTGTGTAGGACTTGCCACTGCAAATTTACAACAGATTTTTATTTTAACAATTAAAAAAACCTTAAATTTTTTGTAACATTTTTAAATCTTTGAATACTAATTAATTGTTAAGGTAGTTTTAGAAAAAAAACTAAAAACTGAATGCTATTTCAACGAAATGAATATATTTGTATAACTAACTAAATCAGTAAAAAAATGGAAAATCAAGCAAGTAGTAAAAGTATTATTTTAAATTATGGATTATACTATGGAATAGTAGCTGTAGTTTTTAGTTTAATAATGTATGCGTTAGGACAACATTTAGAACAAAATTTAGCAACATCGCTAATTGGCTTTGTTATAATGATTGCTTTTATAGTATTGGCTACTAAGAAATTCAAATTCGAAAATGGTGGTTTTATGTCTTGGGGACAAGGTGTTAAAATTGGAATGGGTGTCGTTCTAATTGGAGTAATTATTTCTGCAATATATACTTATCTATTTACTACTTTTATTGAGCCTGATTTTAAAAATCAAATAATAGAAAAATCAATGGTTCAATGGCAAGATGCAGGTATGTCTTCAGATCAAATAGATATTTCTAAAAAAATGACGGAAGATTACTTTTATGTATCTCTATTTGGAGGAATGGTAATTGGTGGTTTAGTTTTAGGATTTATCTTTTCTGCAATTACTTCTGCAATAATGAAACATTCAGAAGAAGAAACATACTAAATCTTAAAGTTCGTTGTTCCATATTTAATAAAATAGTAACTTTGAACATTCAATTAAGAACTTTGAAACTTACATATGGAAATTTCGGTAGTAATACCACTTCTTAACGAAGAAGAATCTTTACAAGAATTACACGATTGGATTGCAAAAGTTATGCAATCCAATCGTTATTTATATGAAATTATTTTTATAGACGATGGTAGTACAGATACTTCATGGAAAGTTATCGAAAAACTATCGGAGAAAAACAACTCCGTAAAAGGAATTCGTTTTCAAAAAAACTACGGTAAATCGCAAGCTTTAGATGCAGGTTTCGAACTTGCACAAGGAGATGTAGTAATAACGATGGATGCAGATTTACAAGACAATCCAGAGGAAATTCCAGAATTATACGACCTTATCATAAAAGAAGATTTCGACCTTATTTCTGGTTGGAAAAAGAAACGTTATGATAATGTAATTACCAAAAATATTCCTTCGAAATTATTTAATGCTGCTGCTAGAAAAACTTCAGGCTTAAAATTACACGATTTTAATTGCGGATTAAAAGCCTATAAAAATGAAGTAATTAAAACCGTAAAAGTTAGTGGAGAAATGCACAGATACATTCCTGTTTTGGCAAAAAACGAAGGTTTTAACAAAATTGGAGAAAAAGTAGTGCAACATCAAGCTAGAAAATATGGTGTTACTAAATTTGGTATGGACCGCTTTGTAAATGGTTTTCTAGATTTAATTACCATTTCTTTTTTATCAAAATTTGGAAAAAGACCCATGCATTTCTTTGGTTTATGGGGAACTTTTATGTTCTTATTCGGAACCACAAGTGCATTTTATATTGGCGTTTTAAAATTATACAAACTATATAATGGTATTAAAACTATTTTAGTGACAGATAATCCTTGGTTTTATATTGCTCTTACTTCTATGATTTTAGGAACATTATTATTTTTAGCTGGTTTTATTGGTGAATTGATAATAAAGACTAAAAGCAACGAAAAACACTATTCAATAAAGGAAAAACTCAACTTCTAAAATGTATATTTGTATATTATTAGTAAAAATCAACTAAAATGAGCGAAATCTTAGACAAAGCAAAAAAGTGGTTATCTGCTACTTTCGATACTGAAACGCAACAAGAAATTCAACAATTAATAAAAACTGATTCTCCTGATTTGGCAGACAGATTCTATAAAGACATGGAATTTGGAACTGGTGGAATGCGTGGAATTATGGGTGCAGGAACTAACAGAATAAATAAATATACGTTAGGAAGAGCAACACAAGGTTTGTCTAATTATTTAATAGATAACGTACAAACAACCCAACTTAAGGTTGTTATTGCTTACGATTGTAGGCATAACAGTAAAAAGTTTGCAAAGATTGTTGCAGACGTTTTTTCCGCAAATAATATAAAAGTATTTCTTTTTGAAGATTTACGAGCAACTCCAGAATTGTCTTTTGCAGTTCGTCATTTAGGTTGCGATGCAGGTATTGTATTAACAGCTTCTCATAATCCGCCAGAATATAATGGTTATAAAGTATATTGGGAAGATGGTGGACAAATTGTTCCTCCACATGATAGTGGAATTATAAACAACGTAAATTCCTTAGATTTTTCTGAAATTAAGTTCGAAGCAAATGAAAATTTAATTGAAGTTATTGGCAAAGAAGTAGATGATGCTTTTATTGATGCTTCTGTAAAAAACGGAAAACTTTCTAATAAAATAGATCGTAAAAACTTAAAAATAGTATTTACATCTTTACATGGAACATCTATTGTTTCTGTACCAGATGCTTTAGAAAAAGCAGGTTATACAGATGTACATATTGTTGAAGAACAAAGAGCACCAAATGGAGATTTCCCAACAGTAAAGTCGCCAAATCCAGAAGAACCAGAAGCTTTAAAAATGGCAACTGATTTAGCAAATAAAATTGGAGCAGATATTGTTATTGGAACAGATCCAGATTGCGATAGATTAGGTGTAGCTGTAAGAGATTTAGATGGTAATATGAAATTGATGAATGGGAACCAAACCATGGTTGTTATGACTGAATTTCTATTAAGAAAATGGAAAGAAGAAGGTAAAATAAATGGAAAACAGTTTATAGGTTCTACGATTGTTTCTACAGAGTTAGTAAATGAATTAGCAGAAAATTTTAGTGTTGAAACAAAAGTTGGTTTAACTGGTTTTAAATGGATAGCTAAAATGGTTCGTGATTTTCCTGAACTTGACTTTATTGGTGGTGGAGAAGAAAGTTTCGGTTATATGGTTGGCGATTTTGTTCGAGATAAAGATGCTGTTACAGCAACACTTTTAGCTTGTGAAGTTGCTGCTTTGGCAAAACAAAATGGAAGTTCTTTTTATGAAGAATTATTAGCTATTTATGTTAGAAATAATTTCTACAAAGAACATTTGATTTCTATTACAAAAAAAGGGATGGATGGAGCTGCAGAAATTCAGCAAATGTTAAGCGATATGCGTAACAACCCTTTAACTGAAATTGATGGGGAGAAAATAGAAACACTTACTGATTACGATTCTTCTATTCAGAAAAATCTAATTACTGGAAAAGAAACAAAAATCGACTTACCAAAATCGAATGTTTTAATTTATCAAACAGAAAAAGGAACCAGAGTTGCTGCAAGACCAAGTGGAACAGAGCCTAAAATTAAATTTTATTTTAGTGTGAATACTTCTTTAGATACAAAAGAAAATGCAGAGAAAGTAGAAGCTGCATTGGATGCTAAAATTCAACGTATTATTAAAGAAATGAAATTGAATTAATGGGTTATTTTAAGGACATTTTAAAATATGAAAAAAAGTACAGAAAGTTTACTGTTTTAAACATTCTATTTAATATTCTGTATGCTATTTTTAATGTGCTTTCTGTTTTAGCTTTTATTCCTGTTTTAGGAATTCTTTTTGGAACAGATAAAAAAGTAACAAGCAAACCTACTTACGAAGGAATAACAAAAATAGGTTCGTTTTTAAAAGAAAATTTCAATCATTTTATTTCTCAAAAAATTGAAACTAATGGAGAAATAAACACGCTTTTTTTTATATGTCTATTAGCATTATCTTTATTTTTTCTTAAAAATTTATTTCGCTATTTAGCTTCTTATGTAATTACTTTTCTAAGAACTGGAGTCGTAAAAGATTTACGTGATAAATTATACCGTAAAATTATCGAATTACCAATTGCTTATTTTTCAGAGAAAAGAAAAGGAGACATTATTGCAAGAATGACTTCTGATGTGCAAGAAGTGGAAAATTCTATTTTAACTTCTATAGAAGTAATGGTAAGAGAGCCATTAACAGTTATAATTTCTATAAGTATTATGCTGTTTATGAGTGTGAAGTTAACACTTTTTGTATTTGTTTTATTACCTGTTTCTGGATTTATAATTTCTTCCATCAGTAAAAAATTAAAAGCAAATTCTGTAAAAGCTCAAAAAGAAACTGGAAATTTTTTATCATTTATCGAAGAAACTCTTACAGGTTTAAGAATTATAAAAGGATTTAATGCCGAAAACGTAATTGAAAAGAAGTTTAATAATTCTACAAGTAGTTTTAAGCAATTAATGACGAGTGTTTTTCACAGACAGTCGTTAGCATCTCCTATGAGTGAATTTTTAGGTTCTGCAACCATAATTGCTATTCTTTGGTATGGAGGAACAGAAGTTTTGTCTAAAACAAGTGCACTTCAACCAGATGAATTCATGGGATATATTGTATTGTTTTACACTGTTTTAAATCCGATTAAATTAATTACTACTACTTTTTACAACGTTCAAAAAGGAGAAGCATCAGCAGAAAGAATAATGCAAGTTTTAAATACTGAAAACAGTATAAAAGACAAACCAAATGCAATTGTAAAACAAGATTTTACAGATAAAATTGAGTTTAAAAATATTTCTTTTAAATACAAAGACGACTTTGTTTTAAGAGATTTTTCTTTAACTATTAATAAAGGAGAAACTGTTGCTTTGGTTGGGCAATCTGGAAGTGGAAAATCTACTCTAGCAAACTTAATTACTCGTTTTTACGATGTAAATAAAGGCGACGTTTTTATCGATGGCGAAAACATAAAAGACATCACTAAAAAATCGTTAAGAAATTTGATGGGAATTGTTTCTCAGGATTCAATTTTATTTAACGATACTATTGAAAATAATATTAAATTAGGTGCACAAAATGCAGATGAAGCACAAATTTTAGAAGCTTCCAAAATTGCAA
This genomic window contains:
- a CDS encoding DUF4199 domain-containing protein — encoded protein: MENQASSKSIILNYGLYYGIVAVVFSLIMYALGQHLEQNLATSLIGFVIMIAFIVLATKKFKFENGGFMSWGQGVKIGMGVVLIGVIISAIYTYLFTTFIEPDFKNQIIEKSMVQWQDAGMSSDQIDISKKMTEDYFYVSLFGGMVIGGLVLGFIFSAITSAIMKHSEEETY
- a CDS encoding glycosyltransferase family 2 protein; translated protein: MEISVVIPLLNEEESLQELHDWIAKVMQSNRYLYEIIFIDDGSTDTSWKVIEKLSEKNNSVKGIRFQKNYGKSQALDAGFELAQGDVVITMDADLQDNPEEIPELYDLIIKEDFDLISGWKKKRYDNVITKNIPSKLFNAAARKTSGLKLHDFNCGLKAYKNEVIKTVKVSGEMHRYIPVLAKNEGFNKIGEKVVQHQARKYGVTKFGMDRFVNGFLDLITISFLSKFGKRPMHFFGLWGTFMFLFGTTSAFYIGVLKLYKLYNGIKTILVTDNPWFYIALTSMILGTLLFLAGFIGELIIKTKSNEKHYSIKEKLNF
- a CDS encoding phospho-sugar mutase; its protein translation is MSEILDKAKKWLSATFDTETQQEIQQLIKTDSPDLADRFYKDMEFGTGGMRGIMGAGTNRINKYTLGRATQGLSNYLIDNVQTTQLKVVIAYDCRHNSKKFAKIVADVFSANNIKVFLFEDLRATPELSFAVRHLGCDAGIVLTASHNPPEYNGYKVYWEDGGQIVPPHDSGIINNVNSLDFSEIKFEANENLIEVIGKEVDDAFIDASVKNGKLSNKIDRKNLKIVFTSLHGTSIVSVPDALEKAGYTDVHIVEEQRAPNGDFPTVKSPNPEEPEALKMATDLANKIGADIVIGTDPDCDRLGVAVRDLDGNMKLMNGNQTMVVMTEFLLRKWKEEGKINGKQFIGSTIVSTELVNELAENFSVETKVGLTGFKWIAKMVRDFPELDFIGGGEESFGYMVGDFVRDKDAVTATLLACEVAALAKQNGSSFYEELLAIYVRNNFYKEHLISITKKGMDGAAEIQQMLSDMRNNPLTEIDGEKIETLTDYDSSIQKNLITGKETKIDLPKSNVLIYQTEKGTRVAARPSGTEPKIKFYFSVNTSLDTKENAEKVEAALDAKIQRIIKEMKLN
- a CDS encoding SDR family oxidoreductase, with product MSKVVLVTGASSGIGKAIATFLSEKGYKVYGTSRNPKNIEDFNFKLIALDVLNIETITTAIASIIKLEGKIDILVNNAGIGVTGPIEETPTDEMRNAFNTNFFGAIDVIKTVLPHMRKQKSGLIINTTSIAGYMGLPFRGIYSSSKGALELVTEAIRMEVKRYGIDLVNVAPGDFATDIISRRYHTPLFDDSVYKENYKANLDLMDAHVDTGKNPIEMAEKVYKIIHTKNPKIHYKVGGFLEKFSIVLKRILPDTWFEKLLMNHYKL
- a CDS encoding ABC transporter ATP-binding protein, producing the protein MGYFKDILKYEKKYRKFTVLNILFNILYAIFNVLSVLAFIPVLGILFGTDKKVTSKPTYEGITKIGSFLKENFNHFISQKIETNGEINTLFFICLLALSLFFLKNLFRYLASYVITFLRTGVVKDLRDKLYRKIIELPIAYFSEKRKGDIIARMTSDVQEVENSILTSIEVMVREPLTVIISISIMLFMSVKLTLFVFVLLPVSGFIISSISKKLKANSVKAQKETGNFLSFIEETLTGLRIIKGFNAENVIEKKFNNSTSSFKQLMTSVFHRQSLASPMSEFLGSATIIAILWYGGTEVLSKTSALQPDEFMGYIVLFYTVLNPIKLITTTFYNVQKGEASAERIMQVLNTENSIKDKPNAIVKQDFTDKIEFKNISFKYKDDFVLRDFSLTINKGETVALVGQSGSGKSTLANLITRFYDVNKGDVFIDGENIKDITKKSLRNLMGIVSQDSILFNDTIENNIKLGAQNADEAQILEASKIANAYEFIKDLPEQFNNNIGDSGNTISGGQKQRLSIARAVLKNPPIMILDEATSALDTESEQLVQVALEKMMQNRTSLVIAHRLSTIQKADKIVVMKKGKIVEQGKHEELLAVKGEYYKLVTMQSLA
- the fsa gene encoding fructose-6-phosphate aldolase translates to MKFFIDTANLEQIKEAQALGILDGVTTNPSLMAKEGITGEGNIINHYKEICELVDGDVSAEVISTDFEGMVKEGEALAALNPQIVVKLPMIKDGIKACKYFSSKGIKTNVTLVFSAGQALLAAKAGATYVSPFIGRLDDISTDGLNLIAEIRLIYNNYGFETEILAASVRHTMHVIDCAKLGADVMTGPLSAIEGLLKHPLTDIGLAKFLADYKKGN